In a genomic window of Terriglobia bacterium:
- a CDS encoding polyprenol monophosphomannose synthase — translation MELTVVTPTFNEASNIERFVGSVSAALRGIEHEIIIADDDSPDQTWHVAQALSKIHPCVRVLRRQGRRSLAASVIEGFGLASGDAIACMDADLQHDPAILPKMLADLRAGAELAVGCRYMPGGGTTDWHWLRRAQSWLATQMAQAYLGLTLRDPMSGYFVMWRRDFLAVRDQLSPQGFKILIEIAARLQPQRIAEVPFVFGPRLAGTSKLTAAVALDYLFQLRRLRATACPPRARTAQPVI, via the coding sequence ATGGAACTCACGGTTGTAACACCGACCTTTAACGAGGCCTCCAACATCGAGCGCTTCGTCGGCAGCGTCTCCGCAGCTCTGCGCGGGATAGAGCACGAGATCATCATCGCCGACGACGACTCCCCCGACCAGACCTGGCACGTGGCCCAGGCGCTGAGCAAGATCCATCCTTGTGTGCGGGTGTTGCGGCGGCAGGGGCGGCGGAGCCTGGCGGCGTCGGTGATCGAGGGATTCGGGTTGGCCTCGGGTGACGCCATCGCCTGCATGGATGCCGACCTACAGCACGACCCGGCGATTCTGCCGAAGATGCTGGCGGACCTGCGCGCCGGGGCGGAGCTGGCGGTCGGCTGCCGCTACATGCCGGGGGGTGGCACCACAGATTGGCATTGGCTGCGGCGGGCGCAATCGTGGCTGGCAACGCAAATGGCGCAGGCGTATCTCGGGCTGACATTGCGCGATCCGATGTCGGGGTATTTCGTCATGTGGCGGCGGGACTTTCTTGCGGTACGCGACCAACTCAGTCCCCAGGGGTTCAAGATCCTGATCGAGATCGCCGCCCGGCTGCAGCCGCAGCGCATCGCCGAGGTGCCGTTCGTCTTCGGACCGCGCCTCGCGGGCACTTCCAAGCTGACGGCCGCGGTGGCCCTGGATTATCTCTTCCAGCTACGACGGCTGCGCGCTACCGCGTGCCCACCACGCGCGCGCACGGCGCAGCCGGTTATCTAG
- a CDS encoding glycosyltransferase family 2 protein produces the protein MTAYGTKSEVTVPRFRGFLLGDKQTAPTSFALADGTGAPARVSVVVLAFNEQVNLPDCLAGLQDLACELFVVDSGSTDRTREIAAAAGAIVVEHPFENYSAQRNWAQQNLPLHTPWVLHLDSDERLTPELVAEINAVLQEPPAGVDGFLFRKRTVFMGRWIRHGGHYPAYHLRLFRKERGRCESRLYDQHFIVPGRTVPLQHDYIDVLTSDLNQWTIRHLRWAELEAREAQESEVGANRVRADAFGDPIQRRRWLREGFYARWPLFARAFLYWIYRYFFRLGFLDGREGLIFHFLQGCWFRFMIDAKIHELRSRR, from the coding sequence ATGACCGCCTATGGTACTAAGTCTGAAGTCACTGTTCCGAGGTTCAGAGGCTTTTTGCTCGGCGACAAGCAAACAGCGCCCACATCCTTCGCGCTAGCCGATGGCACAGGCGCGCCCGCGCGCGTTTCCGTCGTGGTCCTTGCCTTCAACGAGCAAGTGAACCTGCCGGATTGCCTGGCCGGCCTGCAGGATCTGGCCTGCGAACTGTTCGTGGTGGATTCCGGCAGCACCGACCGCACCCGCGAGATTGCGGCCGCCGCCGGCGCCATCGTCGTCGAACATCCCTTCGAAAATTATTCCGCACAGCGCAACTGGGCGCAGCAGAACCTGCCGCTGCACACTCCGTGGGTATTGCACCTGGATTCCGACGAACGCCTTACGCCCGAACTGGTCGCCGAGATCAATGCTGTCCTTCAAGAACCACCTGCCGGCGTAGACGGATTTCTATTTCGCAAGCGCACCGTTTTCATGGGACGCTGGATCCGTCACGGCGGCCATTATCCCGCGTATCACCTGCGTCTCTTCCGCAAGGAGCGTGGTCGTTGCGAATCCCGCCTCTACGACCAGCACTTCATCGTGCCGGGCAGGACCGTCCCGCTCCAGCACGACTACATTGACGTGCTCACCTCCGACCTGAATCAATGGACCATCCGCCATCTACGCTGGGCGGAACTGGAAGCGCGCGAGGCCCAGGAGAGTGAAGTCGGGGCCAACCGCGTGCGTGCCGATGCCTTCGGCGATCCCATTCAGCGCCGCCGCTGGCTGCGCGAAGGCTTCTACGCGCGCTGGCCGCTGTTCGCGCGCGCCTTCTTGTATTGGATCTACCGCTATTTTTTCCGCCTGGGATTTCTCGATGGCCGCGAAGGCTTGATCTTCCATTTTCTCCAGGGCTGCTGGTTCCGCTTCATGATTGATGCCAAGATCCACGAGCTCCGAAGCCGCCGCTAA
- a CDS encoding carbamoyltransferase, whose translation MYILGINAYHGDAAAALIEDGRLVAAVEEERFNRKKHCAGFPAMAVRYCLQAAGITSADLDHVGISRDPSANLHKKILFSMSRLTKVGNLIGSRLANAAKVRNLGDELARALAISTDTFRAQFHNVEHHKAHMASCFLVSEFDRAAILSIDGFGDFISTMWGLGEGVKMQVLGEIEFPHSMGCLYTATTQFLGFPHYGDEGKVMGLAPYGKPRFLDQFREIVTTEGSGRFKLNLDYFLHHSEGVEMTWDEGSPTIGRIFSDKFIERFGPAREKGGPLNSHYEDIAASLQARLEEVAFHILQHLHEQTGSDRLCLSGGVAFNSVMNGKILLHTPFKQIFAQPAAGDAGTAVGVCYYLYNLVLGQPRFFVMDHAYTGPAYENGEMESAVRASGLRYTLLQPELLTQTAARAIADGQIVGWFQGRMEFGPRALGNRSIVVDPRRAEMKDILNARIKKREPFRPFAPSILEDRVEEYFEQTHPAPSMLMVYQVKPGKRAQIPAVTHVDGSGRLQTVSRSTNERYYDLIRDFDQLTGVPVVLNTSFNEDEPIVCTPQDALNCFQRTRMDKLFLGDYLVEH comes from the coding sequence TTGTACATTCTGGGGATAAACGCGTACCACGGTGACGCCGCCGCCGCCCTTATCGAGGACGGCCGTCTGGTCGCTGCGGTCGAGGAAGAACGCTTCAATCGCAAGAAACATTGCGCCGGTTTTCCCGCCATGGCGGTGCGCTATTGCCTGCAAGCTGCCGGGATTACCTCCGCCGATCTCGATCACGTTGGCATCTCGCGCGATCCCTCGGCCAACCTGCACAAGAAGATTCTGTTTTCCATGTCGCGCCTGACCAAGGTGGGGAACCTGATCGGTAGCCGCCTGGCCAACGCCGCCAAGGTGCGCAACCTGGGGGACGAGCTTGCCCGCGCTCTTGCCATTTCCACCGACACTTTCCGCGCCCAGTTCCACAACGTCGAGCACCACAAGGCGCACATGGCTAGCTGCTTTTTAGTATCGGAATTCGACCGCGCTGCCATCCTCTCCATTGACGGCTTCGGCGACTTCATCAGCACCATGTGGGGCCTCGGCGAAGGCGTGAAGATGCAGGTGCTCGGCGAGATCGAGTTCCCGCACTCCATGGGTTGCCTTTACACCGCGACCACGCAGTTCCTCGGCTTTCCGCATTACGGCGACGAAGGTAAGGTCATGGGCCTAGCCCCCTATGGCAAGCCGCGCTTCCTCGACCAGTTCCGCGAGATCGTCACCACCGAAGGCAGCGGCCGCTTCAAGCTCAATCTCGACTATTTTCTGCATCACTCCGAGGGCGTCGAGATGACCTGGGACGAGGGCTCTCCGACGATCGGCCGCATCTTTTCCGACAAGTTCATCGAGCGCTTCGGTCCGGCGCGTGAAAAGGGCGGGCCGCTGAACTCTCATTACGAAGACATCGCCGCCTCCTTGCAGGCGCGGCTGGAAGAAGTCGCGTTTCACATCCTCCAGCACCTGCATGAGCAGACCGGCAGCGACCGCCTCTGCCTTTCCGGCGGCGTGGCCTTCAATTCCGTGATGAATGGCAAGATCCTGCTGCACACCCCGTTCAAACAAATCTTCGCCCAACCCGCGGCGGGCGATGCCGGCACCGCTGTCGGCGTCTGTTACTACTTGTATAACCTGGTTCTGGGGCAGCCGCGCTTCTTCGTCATGGACCACGCATATACCGGTCCCGCTTACGAGAACGGTGAGATGGAATCCGCGGTGCGCGCCTCCGGCCTGCGCTACACCCTCCTGCAACCGGAGCTTTTGACCCAGACGGCGGCGCGCGCCATCGCCGACGGCCAGATCGTCGGCTGGTTCCAGGGGCGCATGGAATTCGGCCCGCGGGCGCTGGGCAACCGCAGCATCGTGGTCGACCCGCGCCGCGCCGAGATGAAGGACATCCTCAACGCGCGCATCAAGAAGCGCGAGCCCTTCCGCCCCTTTGCGCCTTCCATCCTCGAGGACCGCGTCGAGGAATATTTTGAGCAGACTCACCCTGCGCCCAGCATGTTGATGGTCTACCAGGTGAAGCCCGGCAAGCGCGCGCAGATTCCCGCCGTTACTCACGTGGACGGCTCCGGGCGGCTGCAGACCGTCTCGCGCAGCACCAACGAGCGCTACTACGACCTCATCCGCGATTTCGATCAACTTACCGGTGTGCCGGTGGTGCTCAATACATCGTTCAACGAAGACGAGCCTATCGTCTGCACGCCGCAGGACGCGCTTAACTGCTTCCAGCGCACCCGCATGGATAAACTTTTCCTCGGCGATTACCTGGTCGAACACTAG
- a CDS encoding undecaprenyl/decaprenyl-phosphate alpha-N-acetylglucosaminyl 1-phosphate transferase, with the protein MSLSSFALSLLLSLLLTWVVRNRALKNGWVSLPQSERHVHTVPLPRIGGVAIFGALVISLTAVLYYMGRHPVRQAFHMRTMAFLLVPGTIVFLLGLYDDIRGIGPYWKFAIQGVAAAIVFAGGLRIMSLPLLFGSSQFGWLASLAITIVWILWITNAFNLIDGVDGLATGSALFSTFVVLIVSALNGNQFGLLLTATLSGALIGFLRFNFNPATIFLGDCGSLFVGFMLGSLALYGQKSPTMVAVAIPVVSFGLPILETMVSVVRRFMNGKPLFAADREHIHHKLLKRFTPRQTTLILYAVSAMFGLLSLFLLLPGGGPVALVLVVLGGIVWVGAQHLGYQEVFELRRVAQRTFDQKQVIVNNLAVRRAVASFAESRSVEAVRLELESAFAENEFDGYELEYVPASATGHAPEIRMAWCKPHAIEILGKSAVWRMDLALASDDRGHGHFRVYREYSERPLMLDINLLTHYFPGELAQALDRAHAAEITAEEALDAAAGQQPLRPYQSQA; encoded by the coding sequence ATGAGTCTGAGCAGTTTTGCTCTTTCCCTCCTGCTCTCATTGTTGCTTACGTGGGTGGTCAGGAACCGGGCGCTGAAGAACGGCTGGGTCTCGCTCCCGCAATCCGAACGCCACGTCCACACGGTTCCGCTGCCGCGCATCGGCGGAGTCGCCATTTTCGGCGCCCTGGTGATTTCGCTCACCGCGGTTCTCTACTACATGGGCCGCCACCCGGTGCGTCAGGCATTTCACATGCGCACCATGGCATTTCTGCTCGTGCCCGGGACGATCGTTTTCCTGCTCGGCCTCTACGACGACATCCGCGGTATCGGCCCTTACTGGAAGTTCGCCATTCAGGGGGTCGCCGCCGCCATCGTGTTTGCCGGCGGACTACGCATCATGAGCCTGCCCCTCCTGTTCGGCTCCTCGCAGTTCGGGTGGCTGGCTTCGCTGGCGATCACCATTGTTTGGATTCTCTGGATCACCAATGCCTTCAATCTGATTGACGGCGTTGACGGCCTGGCAACCGGCTCCGCGCTCTTCTCTACCTTCGTCGTTCTCATCGTTTCGGCGCTCAACGGCAACCAATTCGGATTGCTCCTGACTGCTACCCTCTCGGGCGCTCTGATCGGATTTCTCCGCTTCAATTTCAATCCCGCGACTATCTTCCTCGGCGACTGCGGCAGCCTGTTCGTCGGCTTCATGCTCGGCTCGCTGGCCCTGTATGGTCAGAAATCGCCGACCATGGTCGCCGTCGCCATCCCCGTGGTTTCCTTCGGCCTGCCCATCCTGGAAACGATGGTTTCCGTGGTGCGCCGCTTCATGAACGGCAAGCCGCTCTTCGCTGCCGACCGCGAACATATCCACCACAAGCTGCTCAAACGCTTTACGCCGCGCCAGACCACGCTCATCCTCTACGCCGTTTCCGCAATGTTCGGACTGCTCAGCTTGTTTCTGCTGCTGCCCGGCGGCGGGCCGGTCGCCCTGGTGCTGGTCGTGCTCGGCGGAATCGTCTGGGTGGGGGCCCAACATCTCGGCTATCAAGAAGTTTTCGAGCTTCGCCGCGTCGCCCAGCGTACCTTCGATCAGAAGCAGGTCATCGTCAACAACCTCGCGGTGCGTCGCGCCGTCGCCAGCTTCGCCGAATCCAGAAGTGTCGAAGCCGTGCGGCTCGAATTGGAAAGCGCCTTCGCGGAAAACGAATTCGACGGCTACGAACTGGAGTACGTACCGGCGTCCGCCACGGGCCATGCGCCGGAAATCCGCATGGCGTGGTGCAAGCCCCATGCGATCGAGATCCTCGGCAAGTCCGCCGTGTGGCGGATGGACCTCGCGCTGGCCAGCGATGACAGGGGGCACGGCCATTTCCGCGTTTATCGTGAGTACTCCGAAAGGCCGCTGATGCTCGACATTAACCTGCTGACGCACTACTTCCCAGGCGAACTGGCCCAAGCGCTGGATCGTGCCCACGCGGCCGAGATCACCGCCGAGGAAGCCCTGGACGCTGCCGCTGGCCAGCAGCCGCTGCGGCCGTACCAATCGCAGGCGTGA
- a CDS encoding NAD-dependent epimerase/dehydratase family protein: MNRRVLVTGAGGFIGHHLVKRLKTEGCWVRGVDIKQPEYEPSAADQFELLDLRAWGNCLLATRGNIDQIYNLAADMGGIGYITASLADIARNNTLINTHMLEAARSNGVRRFLYSSSACVYAGYKQKDAEIAPLKEEDAYPADPEPGYGWEKLYAEQLCQYYWHDFKFETRIVRFHNVYGPLGTYDGGKEKAPAAISRKVALARDGSEIEIWGDGQQTRSFMYIDDCVEGLLRLMASDFRDPLNLGRDDLISVDDLVNLVARIAGKKLHIRHDLSKPQGVRGRNSDNTRLRKVLGWEPKITLEQGLAVTYRWIEGELAKAGRLSAKAAATAH, encoded by the coding sequence ATCAATCGACGCGTACTGGTGACCGGTGCCGGCGGGTTTATCGGCCATCACCTGGTGAAGCGACTCAAGACCGAAGGCTGCTGGGTCCGCGGTGTGGACATCAAGCAACCCGAGTACGAGCCCTCGGCGGCCGATCAGTTCGAACTGCTCGACCTGCGCGCTTGGGGCAATTGCCTGCTCGCCACCCGCGGCAACATTGACCAGATCTATAACCTGGCGGCCGACATGGGCGGCATTGGCTACATCACCGCCTCGCTGGCCGACATCGCGCGCAACAACACGCTCATCAACACTCACATGCTGGAAGCGGCGCGCAGCAATGGCGTTCGCCGGTTTCTCTACTCCTCCTCCGCCTGCGTCTATGCCGGATACAAGCAGAAGGACGCGGAGATCGCGCCGCTGAAGGAAGAGGACGCCTACCCCGCCGATCCCGAACCCGGCTACGGTTGGGAGAAGCTTTACGCCGAGCAGCTCTGCCAGTACTACTGGCATGACTTCAAGTTCGAGACCCGCATCGTGCGCTTCCACAACGTGTACGGGCCGCTCGGCACCTACGACGGCGGCAAGGAGAAGGCGCCGGCGGCCATTTCGCGCAAGGTGGCGCTGGCCCGTGACGGCAGCGAGATCGAGATCTGGGGCGACGGCCAGCAGACACGTTCCTTCATGTACATCGACGATTGCGTGGAAGGGCTGCTGCGCCTGATGGCCTCCGATTTCCGCGATCCGCTCAACCTCGGGCGCGACGACTTGATCTCGGTGGACGACCTGGTCAACCTGGTGGCGCGCATCGCCGGCAAAAAGCTTCACATCCGCCATGACCTCAGCAAGCCCCAGGGCGTGCGCGGCCGCAACAGCGACAACACGCGGCTCCGCAAGGTGCTGGGCTGGGAGCCCAAGATTACGCTGGAGCAGGGCCTGGCGGTCACCTACCGCTGGATCGAAGGCGAGCTTGCCAAAGCTGGGCGCTTATCGGCAAAGGCTGCGGCGACGGCGCATTAG
- a CDS encoding glycosyltransferase family 4 protein has protein sequence MPATAQPSDRQAEVRPGPDLRRRIVILNQAFYPDVVSTAQHATDIALALVEAAYHVIVVTGARAYDDPSQVFPARETWRGIEIIRVGSTSFGKTARWRRAADFASYMAACAVRLFLLRRCDLAIALTSPPLISWLGSLLVPLKAHALLFWAMDLNPDEAIAAGWLRADSFTGRTLAAVQLQSMRRATAIIALDRFMRDRMISKGLPPDKIAVVPPWTHDLVRFDATRRQQFRAAHGLSGKFVVMYSGNHSPCHPLDTVVQAAQRLAGEARIVFCFAGGGSEYRKLQALARERSMSNIVFLPYQPLPELGSSLSAADLHLVVMGDPFVGIIHPCKIYNVLRVGAPVLYIGPAESHIADLFAGLGSDLVRSARHGDVDAVVAHILAAVEQGRMPVQRHIDFAARYSQELLARQMVALVDAACAQNTSHTDHFSGVDR, from the coding sequence ATGCCGGCGACTGCGCAACCATCGGATCGGCAGGCGGAAGTCAGACCCGGGCCCGACCTGCGCCGCCGCATCGTGATCCTGAACCAGGCGTTCTATCCCGACGTCGTCTCCACCGCACAGCACGCCACCGACATCGCCCTGGCGCTCGTCGAAGCCGCTTACCACGTCATCGTCGTCACCGGCGCGCGCGCCTACGATGATCCCTCGCAGGTCTTTCCCGCGCGCGAGACCTGGCGCGGCATCGAGATCATTCGCGTGGGCTCCACGTCCTTCGGCAAAACCGCGCGCTGGCGCCGCGCCGCCGACTTCGCCTCTTACATGGCCGCGTGCGCCGTGCGCTTATTCCTTTTGCGCCGCTGCGACCTGGCCATCGCCCTGACCTCCCCGCCGCTGATTTCCTGGCTGGGCTCGCTGCTGGTGCCGCTGAAGGCCCACGCCCTGCTGTTCTGGGCCATGGACCTCAATCCCGACGAGGCCATCGCCGCCGGCTGGCTGCGCGCGGACTCTTTCACTGGCCGCACCCTCGCCGCTGTGCAACTGCAAAGCATGCGCCGCGCCACCGCCATCATCGCTCTTGACCGCTTCATGCGCGACCGCATGATCTCCAAGGGCCTGCCGCCGGATAAAATCGCGGTCGTTCCTCCCTGGACGCATGATCTCGTGCGTTTCGACGCCACCCGCCGCCAACAGTTCCGCGCGGCTCATGGGCTCAGCGGCAAGTTTGTGGTCATGTATTCCGGTAACCACAGCCCGTGTCATCCGCTCGACACCGTGGTCCAAGCCGCGCAACGCCTTGCCGGGGAAGCACGCATCGTCTTCTGCTTCGCCGGCGGCGGCAGCGAGTACCGCAAGCTGCAGGCGCTCGCCCGCGAGCGCAGCATGTCAAACATCGTGTTTCTGCCTTATCAGCCGCTGCCAGAACTGGGCTCGTCGTTGTCGGCGGCGGACCTGCACCTGGTGGTCATGGGCGATCCGTTCGTCGGCATTATTCATCCCTGCAAGATTTACAACGTTCTGCGCGTGGGCGCTCCAGTGCTTTACATCGGGCCTGCGGAAAGCCACATCGCCGACCTGTTCGCCGGTCTGGGCTCGGACCTGGTCCGGTCCGCGCGTCATGGAGACGTGGACGCCGTCGTCGCCCACATTCTCGCCGCCGTCGAACAGGGTCGAATGCCCGTCCAGCGCCACATCGATTTTGCCGCCCGCTACTCGCAGGAACTCCTGGCCCGGCAGATGGTTGCTCTGGTGGATGCTGCCTGCGCTCAGAATACGAGCCACACGGATCACTTTTCTGGGGTGGATCGGTAG
- the cas9 gene encoding type II CRISPR RNA-guided endonuclease Cas9 (Cas9, originally named Csn1, is the large, multifunctional signature protein of type II CRISPR/Cas systems. It is well known even to general audiences because its RNA-guided endonuclease activity has made it a popular tool for custom editing of eukaryotic genomes.), translated as MANEDYILGLDLGTRSLGWAAVGADRKRVCGIGVRVFEAGADPVKFAVGRTDSSNAAERRRARLQRRQTRRRAARQSELFALLQFKGLLPGASTGRRTSPEVRQEILHGPARSKEKKGLDHELLRRVRAWYPEVQQVEHVMPYLLRARALDHRLEPEELGRALYSLGQRRGYESNRKAGRGRTEGAVEGAASPRKRSKRTLQEPANAEEETGRVLAGIADLDRRMKDKNARTLGEYFANCNPLERRVRGEYTARQMFKHEFEAIWDNQAEYADWQELLGDARFKGRVYRLLFYQRPVATNKHLIGRCRLERTKRRAPTSCLEAQQFRVLQKVNDITVIDGLDEWELSSEDRSKLADELGRRAEMSCRQIRDFLGISGGAHLNLERAAGKLNPERKVKGNRTASHMRQVFGSGWKEFTDNQKNEIVQRWMDEQDGPKLVEWAQQRLGLSADQARMLASKEAEDGYSKLSLEALRKLLPLMERGVPFKTAEEDRYGNSFSGNEKHDFLPPLCDVLPHVPNPAVRRALTELRKTVNAIIRKFGKKPREIRIELARDLKRNMEQRRLENERMERDATERKRLRKLISIKLGIDEEQVKPADIEKVRLWRECGAEIEKLKLWEECKGICPYTGKSIAFSDLFGSPPRFDVEHILPKRRFADDSFQNKTLCDAEFNRKYKAGWTPFEACGPSNEWDGILERVRKMGNREKLRRFQITTEEELEKFSARALNDTRYASTLAADYVGALYGGRDEEMLDSLAGTKRRVRRVYVSTGISTAALRRAWQLEAVVRHLFPKPRPNQPAKRSDHRHHAIDAVVIALTSQGVVQRMSGAAAAFHGARGAERVTSRYVEAPWQDFVSSIEAEVSALKVSHRPKRKLNGKIDDANTYAVARGLKRQEVHKRKFVWELTAAQINAEKLIVDGAIAAAVKAKLSEIGDPKKFKDSPPALRTKKGEEIPIRKVRIHVPVRVVTVANGVRERNVSLAENHHIPIFIVRDENRREKWDSPGVVSRKDALDRWQDLKETKSKDNLVRHSWPHDDAPRRLESEFLFSLMPGDTVEMDDSGGRRKDLFIVRTISEEASGDVEIDLVRHSEARRLEDLKRVSFKDFRKGQGSELIRIRSVDQLRVANCRKIAVDPLMLGQPHYAYD; from the coding sequence ATGGCTAACGAAGACTACATCTTGGGCCTTGACCTTGGAACGCGCTCATTGGGGTGGGCAGCTGTCGGTGCGGACAGGAAAAGAGTGTGTGGCATCGGCGTTCGCGTGTTTGAGGCGGGAGCAGATCCCGTCAAGTTTGCTGTCGGGAGAACCGATTCGTCGAACGCCGCAGAGCGGCGCCGCGCACGTTTGCAGCGGCGGCAAACGCGGCGCCGCGCAGCAAGGCAGTCAGAATTGTTCGCCCTGCTGCAATTCAAAGGGTTACTCCCGGGTGCGAGCACTGGCCGGCGCACTTCGCCAGAAGTCCGTCAAGAAATACTGCATGGACCCGCCCGCAGCAAGGAAAAGAAGGGTCTGGATCACGAACTGCTGAGGCGCGTTCGTGCCTGGTATCCGGAGGTGCAGCAAGTCGAACATGTGATGCCTTATCTCCTTCGGGCTCGTGCGCTGGATCATCGCCTTGAACCCGAGGAACTTGGCAGGGCACTTTACAGTCTTGGGCAGCGACGCGGTTACGAGAGCAATCGGAAGGCAGGACGTGGGCGGACTGAGGGAGCTGTTGAAGGGGCAGCGTCGCCACGCAAACGCTCAAAACGCACTCTCCAGGAACCGGCTAATGCTGAAGAGGAAACCGGCAGGGTGCTGGCTGGGATCGCGGACCTGGATCGGCGAATGAAGGACAAAAACGCCCGGACCCTCGGCGAGTATTTCGCTAACTGCAACCCGCTGGAACGGCGCGTTCGGGGCGAGTACACGGCACGCCAGATGTTCAAACATGAATTCGAGGCAATTTGGGACAATCAGGCCGAGTACGCAGACTGGCAAGAACTTCTGGGTGACGCGAGATTCAAGGGCCGCGTTTACCGTCTCCTTTTTTACCAGCGGCCCGTGGCAACAAACAAACACCTGATCGGCCGATGCCGGTTGGAGCGAACCAAGAGGCGTGCGCCGACGAGCTGCCTCGAAGCGCAGCAATTTCGGGTGCTCCAGAAGGTGAATGACATCACGGTCATCGACGGTTTGGATGAGTGGGAACTTTCGTCTGAAGATCGGTCGAAACTGGCGGATGAGTTGGGACGAAGAGCCGAGATGTCATGCCGCCAAATTCGTGATTTTCTCGGCATCTCCGGAGGAGCCCACCTGAATTTGGAGCGCGCTGCCGGAAAGTTGAACCCAGAGCGAAAGGTCAAGGGAAACCGCACAGCCTCGCACATGCGCCAAGTGTTTGGCAGTGGGTGGAAGGAATTCACGGATAATCAAAAAAACGAAATCGTACAACGGTGGATGGACGAGCAGGATGGGCCCAAGCTGGTCGAGTGGGCCCAACAGCGACTAGGGCTATCAGCGGACCAGGCGCGGATGCTTGCCAGCAAAGAAGCAGAGGATGGATATTCCAAACTATCGTTGGAGGCGCTGAGGAAGCTTCTGCCGCTGATGGAGAGAGGGGTGCCGTTCAAGACGGCGGAAGAGGATCGCTACGGAAATAGTTTTTCTGGTAATGAGAAACACGACTTTCTTCCACCGCTATGTGATGTTTTGCCGCATGTTCCCAACCCTGCCGTGAGGCGCGCGCTGACCGAGTTGCGCAAGACGGTAAACGCAATCATCCGCAAATTCGGGAAGAAACCACGTGAGATTCGAATCGAGTTGGCGCGCGATTTGAAACGGAACATGGAGCAACGCCGGCTGGAAAATGAGCGCATGGAGCGAGATGCAACAGAGCGCAAGAGGCTACGGAAGCTAATTTCTATCAAGCTCGGCATCGACGAGGAGCAGGTTAAGCCCGCAGACATTGAGAAAGTGCGGCTCTGGAGAGAATGCGGCGCTGAAATAGAGAAACTTAAACTATGGGAGGAGTGCAAGGGAATATGCCCCTACACGGGTAAAAGCATCGCGTTCTCCGACTTGTTTGGATCGCCGCCACGCTTCGATGTGGAGCACATACTGCCGAAGCGGCGCTTTGCCGACGATTCATTCCAGAACAAGACGTTGTGCGATGCGGAGTTCAACCGAAAGTACAAAGCTGGATGGACGCCTTTCGAAGCCTGTGGTCCCTCCAATGAGTGGGACGGAATTCTGGAACGGGTGCGCAAAATGGGAAACCGCGAAAAGCTACGCCGGTTCCAGATCACGACGGAGGAAGAACTGGAAAAGTTCTCCGCACGAGCGTTGAACGATACACGTTACGCTAGCACGTTGGCGGCGGATTACGTAGGTGCTCTTTATGGCGGTCGTGACGAAGAGATGTTGGATTCGTTGGCGGGAACAAAGAGGCGAGTACGACGGGTGTATGTGTCGACCGGCATCAGTACCGCTGCCTTGCGGCGGGCTTGGCAATTGGAGGCTGTCGTTCGGCACTTGTTTCCGAAACCGAGGCCAAATCAGCCGGCAAAACGAAGCGACCATCGCCATCATGCGATCGACGCTGTAGTAATTGCGCTGACGAGCCAAGGGGTGGTGCAGCGTATGAGTGGTGCGGCAGCCGCTTTCCATGGGGCGCGGGGCGCGGAGAGAGTCACGTCACGATACGTAGAGGCACCCTGGCAGGATTTCGTGTCGAGCATCGAGGCCGAGGTGTCGGCTCTTAAGGTGTCTCACAGGCCCAAACGGAAACTGAACGGCAAGATTGACGACGCTAATACATATGCTGTGGCAAGAGGATTGAAACGGCAAGAGGTCCATAAGCGCAAATTCGTTTGGGAGTTGACCGCAGCTCAGATCAATGCAGAGAAGTTGATCGTAGACGGCGCTATAGCGGCTGCTGTAAAGGCAAAGTTATCCGAGATCGGCGACCCGAAGAAATTCAAGGATTCTCCACCCGCACTTCGAACGAAGAAAGGTGAGGAAATCCCGATTCGCAAGGTGCGAATTCACGTGCCAGTCAGAGTTGTAACGGTGGCAAACGGAGTTCGGGAACGAAATGTGTCCCTGGCCGAAAACCACCACATTCCGATCTTTATCGTGCGAGACGAGAATCGGCGCGAGAAGTGGGACAGTCCGGGCGTGGTCAGCCGCAAAGACGCACTAGATAGGTGGCAGGACCTGAAAGAAACGAAGAGCAAAGACAACTTAGTGCGACATTCGTGGCCGCATGATGATGCACCGAGACGGCTTGAATCCGAGTTTCTGTTTTCACTTATGCCAGGAGACACGGTGGAAATGGACGATTCGGGTGGAAGACGAAAAGATCTGTTCATTGTGAGGACCATTAGTGAAGAAGCCAGTGGGGATGTCGAGATCGACCTCGTACGGCATTCGGAGGCAAGGAGACTAGAAGATCTGAAAAGGGTTTCTTTCAAGGATTTTCGAAAGGGACAGGGTAGCGAATTGATTCGCATTCGTTCTGTGGACCAGCTACGGGTTGCGAACTGCCGAAAAATCGCGGTCGATCCCCTCATGTTGGGACAGCCGCACTACGCTTATGACTGA